tattcaatctagggattagacgttattagtcttgaatagggataataacataacttagggatctctacggaacaagttgaatgaataaatcatccgattcagagccagaataacaagtaaagtctaggtggatttgtccttaggtattgtcttaagtcaatcaatttttaccaaaagcaattcccatttctctgtgagttcttagtttaaataattagttaattaaaacaaaaccccattattcttaagctagataataaaaagacaatcattactagtactttgaattcctttgggttcgacaatccggtcttgctaaaactatactactatttgataggtacacttgcctacatcgtgataatagttagttcaagagcgaataattataaatatttaaaacctatcacgaaacctcgcgatcaaaaagagaagaaaatatgACAAAGGTCAATTCAACCATAACTTCAAAATGCAAAGATAGACAAGAAGAACTGACGAAAGGAGAGCAGTACCCCAAAACCAATTTTCGCACTACCCTTGCCTATGATCGAATTGGTACCAAAAGACTCCCACTTTTAGCCACTACTACCTCTGCCCCCTCCTTGATCCACTCCCCCTATCTCTCCACAAATCTCTCTTCTTTTCCTTCACTTGACCGATTCAAACTCCCTCAACAACTCATCTACCGTCCCACCACTAGAGTCCCAATGCCATCCAACCTCCCACACAACCATTTTCAAAAAGGAACTCTCTTGCGTGCAACTGGACTCGAACTCCAGTCCCTTGGCAGAGAAACATGCCACATAGACTAGACCAACAAGCCTTTCATGACATGATCTCCCTACAGTTATTTAAAAGTCTACTAACAGAAGATAGGGGTTTATTCAAATAAAAGCACAAATTTTGCTCAAGCCCAAGCATGAACCCACAACTTCCCAAATACCCACAGAGCACTAAACCAGTAAGCAGACATACTTTCACGTCgcaaaaatacaaaataattttaatagagTTTTCGGGATTTAGGGagttacaattctaccctccttaaataaaatttcgacctcgaaatttaccttgTCTGAATAGGTGAAGATATTATTACCGCAATGCCTactcgagttcccacgtagcctcctcaGAATTGTGATTCCACCAAAAAACTTTTACTGGTGGGATTGGCTTCCTTCTTAAGACTTTTACCTCTCAACCTAAAATCTAGATCGGTTCTTTCTCAAAAGTCAGATCTGGTCTAACTCAATCTCCTCAACCGGTACCACATGTGTAGGATTAGAGCGGTAGCGTCTTAGcgtagagacgtggaacacatcatgaatctacTCTAATTCCGGAGGTAACTCTGACTGGTAGGCAACCGGTTCCACTCGTCTCAAAATACGATAAGGCCCAACGAAActtgggctcaatttgcctttatgccCAAATCTCAGTACCTTTTTCGATGGTGAGATCTTGAGAAAGGCAaaatcccccacagaatactcaatttccttacactttagatccgcatatgacttttttctgtctgatgctgccttcagtctATCTCGAATTAATCTAACCTTATCCTTGGTATCAGATACTAGCTCAAGACCCAGAACACgctgctcacccaactcagtccaacacgacGAATTACCCTCTCTGACTGTCCATCCCTCAGAGGATGAAAcatagtactgaagtccaatcgtgtacccagagcatcatgtaacttcttccagaaccaagacatgaagcgaggatctctgtcagatattatggaaactggtaccccttgcagtctcactatctcagatacATACAACTTAGCCAGTTTCTGTAATGAATAATCTATGAGAACCGGTATGAAATGAGTAGTTTTGGTCAATTGATCCACTATAACCCACactgaatctttcttagaaggCGTTAGGTGTAACCCATTCACAAAATCCATaattactctttcccacttccacatCGGAATCTTAAGCAGCTGAAGCAAaccagaaggcaactgatgttctgctttaacctgttggcaagtcaaacatttccccacaaagtcGGTAATCTCACCCTTAAGACTTGG
This is a stretch of genomic DNA from Gossypium arboreum isolate Shixiya-1 chromosome 11, ASM2569848v2, whole genome shotgun sequence. It encodes these proteins:
- the LOC128283898 gene encoding uncharacterized protein LOC128283898; its protein translation is MTDLRAMFTRLSLFDNGSLLVELQVKPVWIEQIKSTQLEDVSLDLLFREIKNSNTVDFGRNSEGVLCSRGRICVPKDTNLRQTLLREAHNSPYVMHPGGNKMYRDLRELLKIPMWKWERVIMDFVNGLHLTPSKKDSVWVIVDQLTKTTHFIPVLIDYSLQKLAKLYVSEIYYVSSSEGWTVREGNSSCWTELGEQRVLGLELVSDTKDKISPSKKVLRFGHKGKLSPSFVGPYRILRRVEPVAYQSELPPELE